In Candidatus Deferrimicrobiaceae bacterium, the genomic stretch CGGCAGCGCCTACGACAAGTCCAAGGACGGCTCGGCTGCGATGGACCCGAAGAACCCTTACGCCGTCATCGCGAAGGCCAACTACGCGTTCTAGCTCTTCCGATCGGCAATTCCGCTTCACCCGACCCCCGGGGGATCGCTCCCCCGGGGGTTTTTTGTTTGCTGCGGCAGTCAAGAAGTTGCTCCTGATGACGCTGGCCGGGAAGGGATTCCTGGCGGAATCCAAGGACGGGGCATGCACCATCAACATAAACTGCTTCCTCTTCGGCATGGGCGAGAAGGGGACCAAGCTCCAGGTGGCCGCCACGGAGGAGATCTCCGAGACCTCCTCCCACATCAAGTATTTCTGGCTGCTGTTCATCCCCATCCCCTATGGCAGCTACAACACGACGGCCATCACCTCGACCGAGACGATCAACGACAAGCTCTTCTACGCCTCCTTCTTCAAGGAGGTCCAGGCCAACCTCTCCGACGCCGCGTTGAAATAAAACCATCCCCACTCCCTCCCCCTCTCGGAACCAAGGGGCACGCGGTATCCGCCCCGACACGCGGGTGACCGACGCTTCCGTAGTGGAAGGGGATGGGGGTCTGAACGCAGTGCCGATGGATAGAAGTGTTGCGGCTGCCTACGGAGTGAACGGCCCCCGCCCCGGAACGAAGGATATCGCGGGCATCCGCTCTTCGCGGGGCCGCAACTGTTGGATTGACGCGGGAGCGGAGATTCCGGTAAGATACGCGTTTCGTCAACGACGGTGAAGGTGTGTCCATGTTCGAGAACTTAAGCGAAAAATTCCAGGGCGTCCTCAAGAACCTGCGCGGCCAGGGCCGGATCTCCGAGACCAATATCGAGGCCGCGCTGCGCGAAGTGCGGCTGGCGCTGCTCGAGGCCGACGTCAACTACAACGTCGTCAAGGATTTCATGGCGGCGGTCAAGGAGAAGGCGCTCGGCGCCGAAGTCCTCTCCTCGCTGTCGCCCGACCAGCACTTCATCAAGATCGTCTACGGCGAGATGGCCGCCATGATGGGCGGGCAGGCCGCCGACCTCGACCTGTCGCACAAGCCCCCCGTCCCGATCATGCTCGTGGGCTTGCAGGGCTCAGGCAAGACCACCTCGTGCGGCAAGCTGGCGCTCCAGCTCAAGAAGCGCAAGCGCGAGCCGCTGCTGGTGCCCGCCGACGTCTACCGCCCCGCCGCCATCGAGCAGCTGAAAATCCTGGGCGAGCAGATCGGCATCCCGGTGTTCGATTCCCGGGCCGACCAGGACCCGGTCGAGATCTGCAAGGCGGGCCTCAAGTTCGCCGAGCTCAACGGTTACGACGTCGTGCTGCTCGACACCGCCGGCCGCCTCCACATCGACGAGCCGCTGATGGAAGAGCTCGCCCGCATCAAGGCCGCGGTCGACCCGTCCGAGATCCTGCTCGTCGCCGACGGAATGACCGGCCAGGACG encodes the following:
- the ffh gene encoding signal recognition particle protein translates to MFENLSEKFQGVLKNLRGQGRISETNIEAALREVRLALLEADVNYNVVKDFMAAVKEKALGAEVLSSLSPDQHFIKIVYGEMAAMMGGQAADLDLSHKPPVPIMLVGLQGSGKTTSCGKLALQLKKRKREPLLVPADVYRPAAIEQLKILGEQIGIPVFDSRADQDPVEICKAGLKFAELNGYDVVLLDTAGRLHIDEPLMEELARIKAAVDPSEILLVADGMTGQDAVNVAKSFHAKLSLTGVVLTKMDGDARGGAALSIRAVTGAPVKFVGVGEKLDALEPFYPERMASRILGMGDILTLVEKAQDQIDEKEARDLQRKLRKNQFTLEDFRDQLQRMRKMGSMEEIMGMIPGLGGKIKQLKEAAPDENELKRTVAIIDSMTREERANAKVINGSRRKRIAAGSGTTVQDVNRLLKNFQQAEDMIKRLSKVPKGRLGRHMPFFR